TTCCTCGACCTCGACTGATGCGATTAATGGAAGCCAGTTGTATAGTGTCGCCAATAACGTTGATAATCAATTAAATAAATTAGACGACAAAATCAATCGTAATAACCGCAAACTGCGTGGCGGATTGGCAGCAGTCACAGCCATGGCGAATATTCCACAAGTCACCGTTCCGGGTAAAATCGCCGTTGGTGCTGGTATAGGGACTTACGAAGATGAAGGCGCGGTTTCCGTCGGGTACTCAAGAATGTCCGACAATGGCAAGGTTATCTTGAAAATGAGCGCGGGAGCATCAACACAAGGTACATTTAACGCCGGCGCGGGAGTGGCATTCCAATGGTAATCACTCCGTGGACAATCGATAACTGATGTCTATTGTCCGTCCTTAATATTAAAAAGTGTTGGTATTGCCAACACTTTTTTTATGTAGAGAAACTAAGGACTAAGTGCGGTCATTTTGGTAGCAGATTTTCATATCGCTCATCGGTCAAGGTTTTCAAAAAGGCTTCCAACGCTTCAATTTGCTCATCAGATAAGGGAGTTCCTTTCAAATCCTCATGCGCCAATGTCGCCTCGTATTCCGGCGCTTCCCATTGCTGTTGTGTTTCCGGATTTAGCTTACGCTGTGGATTATTATAATGATCTAAAAACAATAATACGGTTTTCAATTCCTTAAAAACGCCATTGTGCATATAAGGCGCGGTCACCGCCACATTGCGCAAGGTTGGCACTTTAAATTTCCCCTTTTGCGCCACATCGCCATTCACCCTCGGATTATCCAACAACCCATTATCCACAAAATCGGGCGCCAAATTATTGTGGGCAATTAATGCTGTATTTTTGGGCACGCCAATATTGTAATAATGGTAATTACTAAAGGTTTCTTCCCCATGATTTCCCTTTTGCAATTGATGACAATTCGCGCAATTGGTTTGATTTTTATCGAAAAATAATGACCGCCCTTTTTCTTCCAATTCCGTCAATTGATATTCTTGGCGCAGGAATTTATCATATTTACTATCAAATGGTGTCAACAAGGGTTTTTCTTGCTGGAAAGTAGCAATCGCCTCTTCCATTGCGGCATAGACGTTATCCACAGATTGCCATACCTGTTCGCCATAATGTTGCGTAAATAACCCGATATATATCGGCAAACTCGCCAAACGTTTTGCCACTTCTAATTTACTCGGCATCCCCATTTCAAGCGGATTAAGCGGCGGTCCGCCCGCTTGCTCGGCTAAATTTTTTGCTCGCCCATCCCAAAATTGTCCGCCGATATATTGTTGCGTTTTTTCATCAAAATAAAATTCCGGCGAATATTTGGCATATAACATGGTTGGCGAATTGCGATTACCGAATAAATGCGGATCATCGCCGGCAGAAACCATTTTTTGCGCACTGTTTTCGCGCAAATCCACAAAAGCAGTATCCGGATTATGACAAGTTGAACAATTTTGCGTTTGATTTCGGGAAAGTGCGGTATCAAAAAATAAAATTTGTCCTAATAAGGCTTTATCAATGCCTTGTTCTGGCATCACTCGCGGTTCTTTTTCTAAGGCATTTGCCACATTACTGCACAGGCTTAATAAAATCAGGGAATGAAAAAATCGCATAGTGTACCTCAAGTTTAGGAAATTTTTTCCTAAGCATAGCGAGAAAAAACCAATAAAACACTACATATTTTAAGGTAGTCCGTTTGATTTATATCATCTTTTTGCCATTTTTTAACAAAAAAACTTTCACGCGACAAGATTATACCTTACTATTTTAGTCAGCTTTTATTTTTATCTTGGAGAAAATGATGTCAACAGAAACAACCTTTAAAAGCGATGAACAATTACAAACTGCCAGCTATAACGATACGATTGAATATATTCTTTCCCGTTTCCATCAACGCCACAGAGAACAACTTGAAGCGTTAATTCCTTTAGCGGAAAAATTAGAAAATCATCATGGTGAACGTGAAGATTGTCCGGTCGGTATCGCCGCCGCCTTGCAACAAGCCTACCGCGATCTGGCTCAACATATGATGAAAGAAGAGCGCGTTCTGTTTCCGATGATCCAAGCCGGCAATTATGCGATGGCAAGAATGCCGATTCAGATGATGGAATTTGAACACGAAGAACATAGTAACGCACTTGAATTACTGCTTTCTCTTACCAATAATCTCACGCCACCAGTGGACGCTTGCACTACTTGGCAAACCCTTTATCAAGGTATCGGCGAATTTATCACTGATTTACGCCAACATATTCACACAGAAAATGATATTTTATTTGCCCGTGTCATTGCGCAATAACAATCCGCCCGTAAAACGGGCGGTTTTTAGGCTACCCTATAAGGGCCTAGGACTTCACATGCCCCTCAAGGGGCATGTGAAAAGACCGACAACCGCACAATGACTCTATGGCTTACCCCTTAAAGGGGTCTACATATTCTTTCTTCGATAAATTATCCTGAATCATATCTTCTTTTTCTTGATTCCTGATGTATTCTTCCACTACTTTTGTGTTTAAGCCTACCGTACTCACATAGTAGCCTTTCGCCCAAAAGTGCCTATTTCCGTATTTGTATTTTAAATTCCCATGTCGTTCAAATATCATCAATGAAGATTTACCTTTAAGATATCCCATAAAACTCGACACTGCCAATTTCGGCGGTATCTTTAATAGCATATGAATATGCTCTTTCATTGCATGAGCTTCTATGATTTCTACATTTTTGTAGTCACATAATTGCCTTAATATCCCTCCTATATCAACTCGCAATTTCCCATAAATTGCCTTTCTTCGATATTTCGGAATAAACACAATATGATACTTACTGTTCCATCTCGTGTGTGATAGACTTGAATCGTCATTGGATTTACTTGCCATAACTTATCCTCCTATATTTTGAATTTTGGTTGTCAGCCTTATTCATTATATAGCGAGGATTTTTCATTTCTGCTCAACGCTTAAGCTTTTTGATTCCATACGCATAGCGTATGGTTTTTATAGGCAGACTTTGTCTGCCTATAATAAAAAAACAGGCGCGAATTCATCGCGCCTATTTTTCTCCAATCCGTGGCAATCTGATGTTGCCTAAAGTGCGGTCATTTTTCTGACATTTTGGTAGTTTTGTCTGGTCTTTTTT
This sequence is a window from [Pasteurella] mairii. Protein-coding genes within it:
- a CDS encoding IS200 transposase, giving the protein MASKSNDDSSLSHTRWNSKYHIVFIPKYRRKAIYGKLRVDIGGILRQLCDYKNVEIIEAHAMKEHIHMLLKIPPKLAVSSFMGYLKGKSSLMIFERHGNLKYKYGNRHFWAKGYYVSTVGLNTKVVEEYIRNQEKEDMIQDNLSKKEYVDPFKG
- the yhjA gene encoding cytochrome c peroxidase, whose product is MRFFHSLILLSLCSNVANALEKEPRVMPEQGIDKALLGQILFFDTALSRNQTQNCSTCHNPDTAFVDLRENSAQKMVSAGDDPHLFGNRNSPTMLYAKYSPEFYFDEKTQQYIGGQFWDGRAKNLAEQAGGPPLNPLEMGMPSKLEVAKRLASLPIYIGLFTQHYGEQVWQSVDNVYAAMEEAIATFQQEKPLLTPFDSKYDKFLRQEYQLTELEEKGRSLFFDKNQTNCANCHQLQKGNHGEETFSNYHYYNIGVPKNTALIAHNNLAPDFVDNGLLDNPRVNGDVAQKGKFKVPTLRNVAVTAPYMHNGVFKELKTVLLFLDHYNNPQRKLNPETQQQWEAPEYEATLAHEDLKGTPLSDEQIEALEAFLKTLTDERYENLLPK
- the ytfE gene encoding Regulator of cell morphogenesis and NO signaling, with protein sequence MSTETTFKSDEQLQTASYNDTIEYILSRFHQRHREQLEALIPLAEKLENHHGEREDCPVGIAAALQQAYRDLAQHMMKEERVLFPMIQAGNYAMARMPIQMMEFEHEEHSNALELLLSLTNNLTPPVDACTTWQTLYQGIGEFITDLRQHIHTENDILFARVIAQ